The stretch of DNA TTGGACCCTGTTTTCATTTACAGTAGGTATGATATTATTTTATAAGATGTATACATTCTATGTTCGTTCCTTTTAAGTATGGAGGCTAAATTAGGTTAAACTAAATTTTATGATGGATTATAGATTACTTCAAGGCAAAAAACGGAGTTGTAGCGAGCTACAACGAGTATTTTTAACGCAGCATTAATCCAAAAGACGCTCAAAATGTTTAAAACTAATTAAGAATCGATACTTAGTAAGTAACTAGACAAAGTAGGAATCTAATGGCTCAATGCTATACGATTAATTATTGTATTACTTACGCCCATCAATCCTTGCAGCTATAAGACTCTTAGCAAGATATTTACGGTAACATTGATCCCTCAAAATACCATTCAAATATAACCTTTTTTCAAAAGTTTTAATATCTATTTTCCTTCATACTCCACATAATTGCGTGGGGTTTCATACAATCGAACCATTAAATCGTATTTTTCATCCAATTTTTTTCGCAAAATATGCCAAATTACATAAGCAATATTTTCTGCTGTTGGATTCAAATTTTGAAATTCTTCTACCTGCAAGTTTAGGTTTTTATGATCCAATTTAGCTTCTATATGATCCCTTATCAAATCAGATAGCAATTTTAAGTCAATCAAATAGCCCGTTTCGGGATCTACTTCCCCACTTACCTTTACTTCCAGTTCGTAATTATGCCCATGATAATGTGGATTATTACACAGACCAAAAATCGCTTCATTTTTAGTTGCCGACCAATTTGGATTATGTAAGCGATGAGCAGCATTAAAATGCGCTTTGCGAAATACTGAAATATACATATCTTTATAAAAATTTTTACCGTCTTATTGTTTATTAATTTGTGAACTCTTTCTTACTTCTATCATTTTGAATAACCAATAAGCTAAAAATATGTTTCAACATAGGGGTAGAATATCCAATTGTCCTATTCCATTTTGTTGCTCCATTTTTTGATCTTACTTAAGTAATCATTGTTCACTAACCATCAAGTAAATACATTATGAGTACCACCTCACCAAAAAGCATTCACACCTTCCAAATAGATGGATTAACAGGTGGACAAATCAATTTTTCGGATTATGCTGGCAAAAAAATTCTTTTGGTCAATGTAGCTTCCCAATGTGGTTTGACAGCACAATATGCACAATTGGAAGAAATGTATCGCAATTTTTCGGATAATTTTGTCATCATTGCTTGCCCTGCCAATAATTTTGGTGCTCAAGAACCAGGAAGTAATCAAGAAATTGAACAATTCTGTTCCACCACCTATCAAATTAGTTTTCCGATGACAACCAAAATTTCTGTCAAGGGAAACGACATGCACTCCCTGTATCATTTTGTTACTCAAAAAACGCTGAATGGTTTACAAGATTCTGATGTGAGTTGGAACTTCCAGAAATACATCTTTGATGAAGCAGGTTACCTAACACATGTCTTTGCTCCTACCGTAGAACCTGCTGATGAACGTATTTTAGCAGCCTTAGACATCCAATTATAAACACCATCAGAACCAATACAGTATGTTATTTGCAGAGGTCTTTGGACATGAAAAAATAAAAAAACACCTTATTGAAAGTTTTTATGCAGAGCGAACCGCTCATGCGCAAATTTTCTTGGGCAAAGAAGGAAA from Aureispira anguillae encodes:
- a CDS encoding glutathione peroxidase, yielding MSTTSPKSIHTFQIDGLTGGQINFSDYAGKKILLVNVASQCGLTAQYAQLEEMYRNFSDNFVIIACPANNFGAQEPGSNQEIEQFCSTTYQISFPMTTKISVKGNDMHSLYHFVTQKTLNGLQDSDVSWNFQKYIFDEAGYLTHVFAPTVEPADERILAALDIQL
- a CDS encoding 6-pyruvoyl trahydropterin synthase family protein; protein product: MYISVFRKAHFNAAHRLHNPNWSATKNEAIFGLCNNPHYHGHNYELEVKVSGEVDPETGYLIDLKLLSDLIRDHIEAKLDHKNLNLQVEEFQNLNPTAENIAYVIWHILRKKLDEKYDLMVRLYETPRNYVEYEGK